DNA from Limnohabitans sp.:
GCCCATCCACAAGCGCTCGCGCATGGGCTTGTCGTATTTGCCGCAAGAGGCGTCCATCTTTCGCAAGCTCTCGGTGGCCGACAACGTGCGCGCCATTTTGGAGCTGCAAACCGACGCGCAAGGCCGCGCCCTGAGCAGCGCCGATGTGGAAAAACGCCTGACCGAATTGCTAAACGATTTGCGGGTGGACCACCTGCGCGACTCGCCGTCGGTGGCCTTGTCAGGCGGTGAGCGTCGCCGCGTGGAGATTGCCCGCGCCTTGGCCACTGACCCGCGTTTCATCTTGCTGGACGAGCCCTTTGCCGGTATCGACCCGATTGCCGTGATCGAGATTCAGCGCATCATCGCCTTTCTCAAAGAGCGCGGCATTGGCGTGCTGATCACCGACCACAACGTGCGCGAGACGCTGGGCATTTGCGACCACGCCTACATCATCAGCGAAGGACGTGTATTGGCCGAAGGCACGCCCGAAGAGATCGTGGCCAACCCCGAGGTACGCCGGGTGTATCTGGGCGAACACTTCAGGATGTGATGAACACCCCACGCGTCCGCAACCTGAGCGCACAGCCATGAAACCCGGCCTGTCGCTTCGCATGTCACAGCACCTGGCGCTCACGCCCCAGTTGCAACAATCGATCCGCCTGCTGCAACTGTCCACCCTGGAGCTGTCACAAGAAGTTGACCAGATGCTGGACGACAACCCCTTTTTGGAGCGCGCCGAAGAAGAAGCGCCCGCCGAAGCGTTTGGCCTGGACCAAGCCGATGCCCACGTCAGCTTGGGCGACCGGGTGAGTGAAAGCGCCAGCACATCCAGCAGCAGCGACGACAGCCCCAGCGAAACCCGCGACGAAGCGGTGACCGACGTGGCCGAAAGTTGGGACGGCGACGGCAGCGTGGACATGCGCCCCGACGACAGCGAGTGGGGCGGCGACGCCACACCGCGCCAAAACAACGGCGAAGAAACTGCCGACGCCATCGACCTGGCCCGCAGCAGTGGCTCGCTGACCGACTTTTTGCACCGCCAGGCCTTGTCGCTGCGCCTGTCCGAACTTGACCGTGCGGCGCTGCGCTTTTTGATCGAGTCGCTGAATGAAGACGGCTACCTGACCGACACCTTGCCCGAGTTGGCCGCCAGCCTGGCAGGCACCGATGACTTTGAACAAATCGACGAACTGGTGCACCGCTTCACCGTGGCGCTGGGCTTGCTGCAATCGCTCGAACCCGTGGGCGTGGGCGCGCGCGACCTGGCCGAGTGCCTGCGCATCCAAATCAAAGCTTGGCTGAAAGACGAACCCACTCACGAAGTGGCCCAAGCGGCGCTCACCATCTGCGCCCAGCCGCTGGAAATGCTGGCCAAACGCGACTTCAAACGCTTGGCGGTGGCCTGCGGCCTGAGCGAAACCGTGGTCAAAGCCGCCATTCCCTTCATTGCCCGGCTCGAACCCAAGCCCGGGCGTCCCTTTGCGCTGGCCGAGCAAAACATCATCATCCCCGATGTGCTGGTGGTGAACACCAGCAAGACGGGCACAGCCAGGTTCCGCATCCTGCTCAACCCCGATGTGATGCCTAAGCTGCGCGTGCATGACATTTACGCCAACGCCCTGCGCGGTGGCAAGGGCGACAACCACGCGGGTTTACAGCAGCGCCTGCAGGAAGCGCGCTGGTTCATCAAGAACATCCAGCAGCGCTTTGACACCATTTTGCGCGTGTCCACCGCCATCGTGGAGCGGCAGAAAAACTTTTTCACGCACGGCGCGCTGGCCATGCGCCCACTGGTGCTGCGCGAAATCGCCGACGAGCTGGGCATGCACGAGTCGACCATCAGCCGTGTGACCACGGCCAAGTACATGGCCACGCCGCAAGGCACTTTTGAGCTGAAGTATTTCTTTGGCTCAGGCTTGGGCACCGACAGCGGCAGCGCCGCATCGAGCACCGCCGTGCGGGCGCTCATCAAACAATTTGTGGCCGCTGAAAAACCCGCCAAACCGCTGTCTGACAACCAGATATCCGAGATGCTGAAAGAGCAAGGCATCGACTGCGCCCGCCGCACGGTGGCCAAGTACCGCGAAGCCCTGAAGATCGCCCCTGCCAACCTGCGCAAAACCCTGTGAAAGTATTTGAGTGAATTCATTGAACCTGTTCATGCCCTGCGCCGCTGGCGTGGAGGGCTTTTTGGCCGACGAAGTGCACGCCATCACCGGACTCACAGGCCACGACCTGATGACGGGCCGCGGCGGCGTGATGGCCCGCGCCTCGTGGCGCGATGCGATGCGCATCAACCTGCACAGCCGCTTGACCCAACGCGTGCTGGTGCAGTTGTCGGTCACCGATTACCGCAACGAAAACGACCTGTACAACGCCGCCAGCGAAGTGGCTTGGGAAATCTGGTTCACGCCCAAGCAGACCTTCAAGATCGACATCACCGCGCAGCACAGCCCGCTGACCAGCCTGAACTTTGCGGCCCTCAAGATCAAAGACGCGGTGGCCGACCGCTTTCGCGCCAAGCGCGGCGAGCGCCCCAACGTGGACACCACTTGGCCCGACGTGCGCATTTATGCCCACCTGACGCCCGAAACGGCCACGCTCTACATCGACACCTCGGGCGAACCTCTGTTTAAGCGCGGCTGGCGCACCGACAAGGGCGACGCGCCTTTGAAGGAAACCCTGGCCGCCGCCATGATCGCCGCCAGTGGATGGGACACCACGGTTCCACTTTATGACCCCTGCTGCGGCAGCGGCACCATCCCGATCGAAGCGGCCCAAATCGCCTGCGGCATCGCCCCTGGTTTGCAGCGGCGCTTTGGTTTCGAGAAACTGCTGCCCTTCCAGAACCACGTCTGGCAAGGCCTGATCGAAGAAGCCCGCGACCTGGAACACGAACCCACCGCGCCCGTCTTTGGCAGCGATGTGGCGTTCCGCATGGTCGACTTTGCCGAGCGCAACGCCGAACGCGCAGGTGTGTCGGGTGTGATCGAATTCCGGGGTGGCGACGCGCTGCAACGCATGCCACCCAGCGAAACACCTGGCGTGATGCTGCTCAACCCGCCTTATGGCGAACGCATTGCGGCGGCCGGTGTCGCGGGGCGGGGGCGTGACAGCTTCCAACCCGGGGCATTGTCTGAAGCACGTTCCAGCTCCCGTGCAGCCGACCAAAGCCACCACCGCGAAACCGCCCAAACCCAAGACGGCGACGACAGCGTGGACTTCTTTGCCCAACTGGCCAGCCACTGGAAGAAAAACTACAGCGGCTGGAGCGCCTGGATGCTCACGCCCGACCTGAAGCTGCCCAGCAAGATGCGCCTCAAAGAATCGCGCCGCGTGCCCATGTGGAACGGCCCCATCGAATGCCGCTTATTCCGCTTTGACATGATCAAAGGCAGCTTGAAGCGCAATGCAGCCCCCAACGCCGACGCACCGGGGGCTGACGAAACGCCTGCGTCATGAGCGCAGCCGCAGATGCGCAAGCCCCAGTGCGGCGCGTGCTGGACACCAACATCGTGCTCGACCTGTGGGTGTTTGACGAACCCAAGGCGACCGACTTGCGCCACAGTGTCGAGACCGGGAACACGACCTGGATCGCCACCGCCGCCATGCGCGAAGAGCTGGCCCGCGTGCTGGCCTACCCGCAAATCGCCAAGCGCTTGACCGCCCGCGCCTTGCCCGCCGACACGGTGCTGGGCCACTTTGACCGCTGGGCCCAACTGCAGCCCGACGCACCCAAAGCCCCTTACGCCTGCAAAGACGCCGACGACCAGAAATTCATTGACCTTGCCGTGCAGCATACCGCCGCCCTGCACAGCAAAGACGCTCAAGTGCTGTGCATGAAAAAGCGCCTGGAGCGCTGCGGCGTAGCCTTGAACCCGGTCGATCAACGCTCTCCAAACACGGTTGTTTGACCCAAGCATGCATGTGTGCATAAAATGCACACATGCCTACCCCAAAACTTTACAACTGGAATTTTGAAAAAAATCAGTTGTTGCTCAAAGAACGAGGCATTTCTTTTGAGCGAATTGTTTTTGAAATCAGCCTTGGCAATGAACTGGACGTGGTGTTCCACCCTAACCAGGACAAATATCCCGGACAAATGATTTCCATGGTGGAGGTCGATGGCTCTGTCTACGCCGTCCCTTTCATTGAATCAGACACCGAGATTTTTCTCAAAACCATCATCCCCAGCCGCAAGGCCACCAAACAATACAGGAGTCAGTCATGACCAAAAAGCCAATTTATGACGACGAAGAACTGGACATCTTGCAGGCATTGGAGGCGGGTACCCTCAAGCCCGTTGGTGACGCGAACACACGCCGCAAAGCACACCAGGCCACAGCCGAAAGCACGCTGAAAAAAGACCAGCGCCTGAACATTCGCATTTCAAGCCGCGACCTGAAAAGCCTGCAAGCGCGTGCGGTGGAAGAAGGTATCCCCTACCAAACCCTGGCCGCCAGCTTGCTCCACAAATACGTCAACGGACACTTGGTCAACCAACGGTAAGGGGGCTGAAGCCACCCACCTACAATCCCCGCCTGACCTCAGGAACACACCATGAACCCGACCGCTGGCTTGGAAGCCGAAGACTTTGACACCCTGGACAACATCCTGGACGACCTGCGCGAGCGGTTTGAAGAAACCCCGCAATGGGAGTTTTGCGAGGGTTTCATGGCCGCGCTGGTGTGCTGCCGCCGCGCCATTCCCGACAGCGAGTGGCTGCCCATGCTGCTGGGCGTGGACGAGGGTGACACCCCCGACCCAGAAAGCGGCAGCTTTGCCGACGACGCCCAGCGCCAGCAATTCATGGATTTGTGGCAGCGCCGCTTTGACGAAATCAAGCTGGCCCTGGACACCCCGGTGGAAGCGCTGGACGACGACAACGCTTACGCACCCGAAGTGATGGACGTGCGCGGGGCCATTGCCTCGTTGCCGCCCGAAGAACGCGCAGAAATCGACGACAGCGAAATCCCTTCGTTTGCCCAAGTCTGGGCACTGGGCTTCATGTTCGCCGTGGAAAACTGGCCGGACGAATGGGCGGCCCCAAAAGACAAAGACGCCAACAAATGGCACGACCTGTCGCTCGAAGCCGTCGTGGCCTTGACCGAAGACGACACCGACGTGCCCACCTTGTCTGCATTGTCAGAAGACGGCCCACCCAGCGTGAGCGAAGAACGCCTGAACGCGTATGGCGAAGCGCTGTGGGCCATTTATGACTTGCGCGAGATCTGGCGCAACATTGGCCCCCGCGTGGCGCAAGTCATCAAGCAAGCCACCCCAGGGCGCAATGACGCTTGCAGCTGCGGGAGCGGGAAGAAATACAAGAAGTGTTGCGGGGCTTGAGCCCGCAGCAGTAAGCCGTCAAACCATCCACTGGGCCAGCGTTTGGCTGGTGGCTTCGGGCAGTTCTTCGGGGATGAAGTGGCCCGAGGGCATGACCTGACCCGCCACATGGCCCGCGCATTGCGCTTGCCACAACTCAACAGGCTTAAACATGCGGTTGACCACGCCCCGATGGCCCCACAAGACCAACGTGTCGCAGGCGATTTTGTCGCCCCTGGCTCGGCCTTCACGGTCGTGTTGCAGGTCGATGCCCGCGCTGGCGCGGTAGTCTTCGGCGGCGCAGTGGATGGCGGCTGACCAACCCCGCTCGTTCAGGGCAGGGTTACAAAAGGTGCGCTCGTATTCGGCCAAGGCTTCGGGCTCGATGTATGCCAAGCCCTGACTGCCCCAGCCGCCCAGCTTGGCGTGCAGATAGGCCTTGGGGTTGCCGCCGATCATGAACTCCGGCAAGGGCGCGGGTTGTGTCAGGTGGAACCAGTGGTAATACGCTTGGGCAAATGCAAAGTAGGGGTCAACCACCGGGCCGGACACTTCGTTTGTTTTGCCCGGCAATGTCCCCCAGTGCCCGCTGTACATGTCGAGCGTCGGCGCGATGTCGATCACGCAAAGTTTCTTGACGCGGGCGGTATGGTCCAAAGCCAAGCGATGCGCCACGCGCCCACCCCGGTCGTGGCCACACAAAAAGAAGTCGCCCACACCCAGCGCATCGAGCAAACCCACCACCTCTTGCGCCATGGCGCGTTTGCTGTAGTGCAGGTGCCGCACATCGCCCACGGCATGTGACGAATCGCCATAGCCACGCAGGTCCGGCATGACCAAGCGATAACGGCCGCGCAAGTTTTGCGCGACGCGGTGCCACATGACATGGGTTTGCGGAAAGCCGTGCAGCAACACCAGCACCGGCAAATGGGCTTGCGCCGTCCAATCGGTCGACTGCCGATAGGCAACGAGATGCCCCGCCACCGTCCGTGTTTGCCGATCAAAACCGTCAAACCAGGCCATCAGTCGACCTTGGCGCCCGAGGCTTTGACGACCTCGGCCCATTTCTTGTGCTCGGCTTCAATCAGCGCGGCAAACTGTGCAGGTGTGTTGCCGCTCGGAATCGCGCCCAGCGTAGCCAAGCGCTCTTTCATGGCAGGTGAGGCCAAGGACTTGGCCACCTCTTGCTGGATGCGACTGACCACATCGGGGGGCGTGCCAGCAGGCGCCAACAAACCAAACCAGCTGCTGGCCTCAAAGCCCTTGAGCCCTGCGGCTTCTTCCACGGTCGGCAAGTCAGGCAAAGCGGCCGAGCGCTGAGCGCTGGTCACGGCCAGGGCTTTGAGCTTGCCCGCCTTGATGAGCTGCATGGCCGATGGCAGGTTGTCGAACATCACGTCCATGCTGCCGCCCGCCAAGTCCAGCAAGGCCGGGCCGGACCCACGGTAAGGGATGTGCGCCATGAACGTGCCCGTTTTCGACTTGAACAACTCACCCGCCAAATGAATGGAAGTGCCGTTGCCGCTGGACGCCATGTTCAGTTTGCCGGGGTTGGCTTTGGCGTACTTGATGAAATCGTTGACGGTATTGATCTTGTTGGCGGCAGCCTTGTCGGTGTTGACCACCATCACATTGGGCACGCCAGCGACCAGCGTGATTGGCGCAAAGTCTTTGAACGGGTCATAGGGCAACTTGGCGTACAAGGCACGGTTGATGCCGTGGGTACCGACCGTGCCCATGAGCAGGGTGTAACCGTCACCCGCAGACTTGGCCACTTGCTCAGTCCCCAGGTTGCCACCTGCACCGCCCTTGTTTTCAATCACGAATTGCTGGCCAAAGGCTTTGGCCAAATCGGGGGCGATCGCACGAGCCAGAATGTCAGTGGTGCCGCCGGGTGCAAAGGGCACAACAATTTTGACGGGCTTATTGGGCCAAGCGGTTTGCGCCCAAGCGGTGGGGGCCAGCGCAAACAACAACGCTGCGGCGATACCCCAAACGGGACGGCGCGTGAAGGAATGCGACAAGTGAAGCGTGTACTGAACCATGTTTGTCTCCTTGCAGAACATCAAACCATCATGCCACTCGTCTGCAAAAACACTGTCACTCAGGCGAAGAAAGGGGCTGCTTTAAGGGTTTGTCAGGAGCTTTTGCAACTGCAGTTTGAGCACTTTTTCCCAGCGCTCCTCGGCCACGCCGACCACGCCGACCACGGCGCTCTCGGCCACACCCGGCAAAGTCACCCGCTGGTTTTCGATTTCGGCTGGATAGATTTTTTCACCGCCCGAGATGACCATGTCTTTGCTGCGGCCCACGATGCTGATGCAGCCGTCTTGCAGGCCCAGGCCACTTTGTCCTTGTTTTTGCCCTTGCGCGCTCCAGTAGCCGCGCATCAGGTTGTCGGCGCGTATGCATGTTGCCGCCGACATATGATCAACCCATGCACCAAGCCGCCCCATCTCACATCAAAGCGCTGAGTCCAGAGTTTGAAACACCGCATTTCAAGCAAGCACTCTCGCGCTTTGCCACGGGTGTGACCGTCATCACCACTTTCGCACCGGGTGCACACAAGGGCGATTCAGCCAGCAGCAGCTTTGTGGGCATTACAGCCAGTTCATTCAACTCGGTGTCGCTCACACCGCCGCTGGTGCTGTGGAGCCTGGGGCAAGGCGCCAGCAGCGCACCGCTGTTCCATGCGGGCACGCATTACGTGGTGAACGTGCTGGCCGCCGATCAGCTGGAGGTGTGCAACCGTTTTGCCTTCGGCAAGGGCGACCGCTTTGCCGACACCGCTTACACGCTGGGCGAGTCGGGCTTGCCCATTTTGGATGGCGCGCTGGCCTGGTTCGAATGCCACAACCGCAGCCGCCACGAAGAAGGCGACCATGTGATTTTTGTGGGCGAGGTGGAGCGCTGCGGTTTCAGTGATGGCTCGGCCCCACTCGTCTACCAGGGCGGTCAGTTCAGCACCACTACGCCTCTAGCATGAGCAACCCGGCAGGCTTTGTCGACGACTACCTGGCCTATTTGTTGGCACGCGCCAGCCATTTGATTTCGAGCGAATTCCACGCCGTGGTCGAAGCCAGTGGCCTCTCCCTGATGGAGTGGCGTGTCATGGCCAGCCTGTCGGGCAAAGACGCACTGAGCGTGGGCGAGCTGGCCGACATCGTGCTGGCCAAGCAACCCACTGTGACCAAGCTGGTGGGCCGCATGGCAGAAGCCGGGTGGGTCCAACGCGTTGACGCCACGCACGACAAGCGCCAGTCACTGGTGAGCCTCACCGCAGCAGGTCAGCGCAAGGTCAAGCCCTTGCTGGCGCAAGCGCGGGTGCATGAGACGCAGGTCATGGCCGAGATCGGATTAGCCGAAGTCGCGCAATTAAAAAAGGTGTTGGAGCGGATGATTGCAGTGCGCGGATAAGCGCCGATCAGAGGCGTGAAGCGGCCCTCAGTTCACTGATCAAAAAGCGAAGTGGCGTCTGGTTTTTACCGGCATTTGGGGACGCACTCAATGTCGCATACAAAGCCGCACAATTTCTCGCATGATTTGAAAATTTCCTTTGTGCGACATATACTTACGAATCATGTCAAAGTCGCAAAAATTCCAACTCTATGACCATCCCACCCAGATGGAACCGCTGCTTCCGTCTGAACACCGTTTGGGCCCACTGCTGGAGCGTGCTCACGACCTGATCCGCCATGCCGACCGCCTGGCAAGTTGGTGCCCCACCGGTGCACTGCCAAGCCTGCGCCAGATGCTGCGCGCCATGAATTCTTATTACTCCAACCGGATTGAAGGGCAACACACCCTCCCCTTGGAAATAGAGCAAGCCCTGCGCAACGACTATGCACTGGATGCCGACAAAGCCCGCCGCCAGCGTCTGGCGCTCAGCCACATGGCCACAGAGAACCAACTTGAATGCCTGTGGCCGCAATGGACCAACGCGCAAGTCTGGTCGCCACAAACTGTTCAAGACATCCATCAGGACCTGTTTGCCCGCCTGACCGATCAAGACCGAATTCAACACAAGGGCGCAGACATTCAAGTGCTGATTCCCGGAGCCATGCGAACCGCACAAGTGAGTGTGGGTCGGCACGCAGCACCTGATGCTGCGGCATTGCCTGCCTTCATGGATCGGTGGTCCAAGGTATATGGACAAGTGCGACGTGGCGAAATGCAAATCTTGGCGATGGCGGCAGCGCACCAACGTCTGGCGTGGATTCACCCTTTTCTGGATGGCAATGGACGCGTCGCCCGCTTGCACAGCCATCTGGTGCTCGGCCACATGGGCCTGACCAATGGGCTGTGGTCCCCTTTGCGCGGCTTTGCACGCACTCAAGAGACCTACTACGCACGCCTGGCCGCCGCAGACGAGCCCCGTGCAGGGGATCTGGATGGCCGTGGCAACCTGAGCGAATCTGCCCTGATCGCGTGGATGGATTACGTGTTGGACGTTTGCTCCGACCAAGTGGCTTTCATGCGGGAATTGCTCAGCCTGGAGGACATGAAAGGCCGCATGGCCGCCTGCCTGGCGTATGAAGAGCAAGTGGTCGGCGGGGGCGTGCGAAGCACATCGCTTCGGGCTTTGCACTACCTGTTCGCCGCACAAACCGAACTGGACCGCGCCGACTTCAAGGCCATGCTGGGTTTGGGTGATCGGCTGGCCACCGCTCAGGTGTCGGCCTTGCTCAAACGCGGCCTGCTGGAATCGGACAGCCCCTACGGCAAGGTCCGCTTGGGCGTGCCCCAACACGCTCTGCGCTTTTACTTCCCAAGACTTTGGCCTGAGGCCGAAGCTTGAGCATCCACGAACTGGCCAGCATCGTGCTGGCCAAAGAGCCCACCGTGACCAAGCTGGTAAGCGCATCCCCTGATGGCCAGAAGCTGGCATCCTGGGTGGGTATGTGTCCTGGCAACAATGAGTCAGCAGGCAAGCGCAAAAGTGGTCGCATTCGCAAGGGCAACGCTTGGGTTAGACGCCTGCTGTGCGAGTTTGCGCAGGCTGCGGGCAACAAGTCGCTGTGCACTCAAAGACAAGTTCCAAGCGCTCAGCGTACGCAAAGGGCACAAGCGATCCATCGTGGCGCTGGCGCACAAGATGCTGCGCACGATCTACGCGATGCTGAGCAAGAACACCCACTACGTGGACAAAACCGTGGACTACGAGGCGCTGATGGTGGCGCGTCATGCGCCGCGGTGGCTGCAGATGCTGGTCAAGCACGGGTTCGTTCCAGCACCGGTCTGATCTGATCTGATCTGATCTGCGATGAGTTTGTCTTTGCAATCGGCCGTAGCTGGGCCAGGTCTCAGCTCGTTCGCAGGGACGTTTCTTTCACGTTAAGTCGACGCGGCCAGTTCTTCGACCACTCGGGCAAGCCAATCTCCGGCTGCACTACCCAAAGCTCTTCGATGCCTTCCCACAACCACATTGAAACTCAGGGAAGACATGTCTATATCCATCACCTGAAAACCTCCAGCAGCGGCAATGGCCGAGGGTATGAATGCCAATGTGTCGTTCACGCGCATAAACGCCTGCAGAGACGTGTAGCAGGGCAGAGTGGCAATCACGGTGCGACTAACCTTCTGGGTGCCAAGGAAATCATCCAAGCGGCTGCCCAAATTGCCTACGCCGCTGGCGAAATCCACATGAGGATGGGAAGACACATCTCCCAGCTCCTGTATCTGCCGATAGAGGATCGAACCTTCCCGGGTAACACAGCAGTAATGATCGCGTCGCAGTGTCTTTCGTACCAGTCCTGAATCGACGTAGTCAGAAAAACCAATCACCAGATCAGCCTCCCCTTGCGCTAGCATTTTGGCATGCTGAGTGGGATTGAAGTCAATGACTTCAAGCTTCACCCCGGCTGCGCGTTCGCGCATGAGCAGCGAGAGCGACGGGATGATAGACAGTTGTGCATATTCATTTGCGATGACCCTGAACACGTAATCGCTCGTTACAGGATCGAATGGGAATGAATTGAAGATGCCGTCGACCTCTTCAATTATTTTCTCGAATTTTGCCGCTAGTTCATACGCGTAGTCGGTTGGCTGTAGGCCTGCGCTCTGGCGCAGGAAAAGCTCATAGGGAAAGACTTCACGCATGCGCTTGAGGCAATTGCTGACCGCCTGTTGCGATATCTCAAGTCGCTCTGCAACGCGAGAAACGTTTTTCTCGCGCACGAGATGCAGCAAAACCCGCATGTACCTAACATCGATTCTTTCGGTCACTGGGGTTGTATCTCATACAAGTCAATCGTGATTGTTATTGTATCAGTGCGTGCCTAAAGTATCGCTTCCCAAGCATTTAACCAGGAATTCTATGAAAACCGTCATTTTGATTGGCGCCCAAGGGCGCATGGGTCAAGCCGCTATGGCAGGCCTCAAGAAGCACAATGTCATCACCGCCAGTCGCTCAGGCACAGGCTGCGACCACAAGGTCGATATCACCAGCAAGGCGTCGATCAGGGCGTTGTTCGAAAAAGTCGGGTCGTTCGATGCCGTCGTCAATACAGTTGGCTACTGCGAATACGCCAACTTCAGCGAAATGACCGACGAGCAGTGGGACGCAACCATCCAGAGCAAGATGCTCGGCCAGATCAATCTGGTCAATGTGGGTCTGAGCTACATCAAAGACGGCGGTTCATTTACGCTGATTTCGGGCATTCTCAATGTCAAACCCATTCCTATGGCCATCGCGGACGCAACCACGAGCGGCGCGATCGACACCTTCGTACAGTGCGTAGCGCACGAACTTCCACGCCAGGTTCGCATCAACGTGGTCAACCCCACAGTTCTCGAGGAGGCATGGGATGTATACGGGGAGATGATGCCAGGTTTCCAACCTGTCCCCAGCGCGCTGGTAGGTAAAGCGTTCGAGCGTTCGGTCGATGGCTTCATCACCGGCAAGGTGATATTCGTCGACGCCTGACAAAGCGCCCTCGCTTTATTGATGGCTGGTCAAGGCATTTCAATCCCGAGATCTTCATCCACGAGTTGCAACTGAGCCTGGGAACTGCACCTGTCCGCGTATCAATGTCTTTGTCGCACCGCCGATCCAGATGCCATCAGCCATGGTCGAAACGCGAATCCGGCAGGGACGATCCAGAGCAGTGCCTTGGCTGAACGTGTAGGAGCTGGGTGCTTGACCGGTCTGTGCGAACCACTGGGCAATGCCCGCTGCAAGACTGCCCGTTGCCGGATCCTCGGGCAAGCTGTCGCCTGCGATGAACGCGCGGAGTTCGAAGTCGACCTCGCCGTCGCACGGCGGACTGCGCCACGGTGCCAAAACGCCGATGGCCAGTCCATCAAGTTGAGCGAAATCGGGTTTCAGGGCCAGCAACTTGTCGCGATCATCGATCATCAGGGCGAGCCAACCAGCACCGTTGTCCACCCATTGGGCAGACACCAGGCGCGCCCCGACAGCCTGAAGTCTCAACCCGGAAGACACCCGTTCCAGCAACGACGCGTCAATGAGCCCAGACCTGATGAGAGGCGGGGCTCTGAAGGCAAG
Protein-coding regions in this window:
- a CDS encoding MarR family transcriptional regulator — encoded protein: MSNPAGFVDDYLAYLLARASHLISSEFHAVVEASGLSLMEWRVMASLSGKDALSVGELADIVLAKQPTVTKLVGRMAEAGWVQRVDATHDKRQSLVSLTAAGQRKVKPLLAQARVHETQVMAEIGLAEVAQLKKVLERMIAVRG
- a CDS encoding Fic family protein, which translates into the protein MEPLLPSEHRLGPLLERAHDLIRHADRLASWCPTGALPSLRQMLRAMNSYYSNRIEGQHTLPLEIEQALRNDYALDADKARRQRLALSHMATENQLECLWPQWTNAQVWSPQTVQDIHQDLFARLTDQDRIQHKGADIQVLIPGAMRTAQVSVGRHAAPDAAALPAFMDRWSKVYGQVRRGEMQILAMAAAHQRLAWIHPFLDGNGRVARLHSHLVLGHMGLTNGLWSPLRGFARTQETYYARLAAADEPRAGDLDGRGNLSESALIAWMDYVLDVCSDQVAFMRELLSLEDMKGRMAACLAYEEQVVGGGVRSTSLRALHYLFAAQTELDRADFKAMLGLGDRLATAQVSALLKRGLLESDSPYGKVRLGVPQHALRFYFPRLWPEAEA
- a CDS encoding LysR family transcriptional regulator codes for the protein MRVLLHLVREKNVSRVAERLEISQQAVSNCLKRMREVFPYELFLRQSAGLQPTDYAYELAAKFEKIIEEVDGIFNSFPFDPVTSDYVFRVIANEYAQLSIIPSLSLLMRERAAGVKLEVIDFNPTQHAKMLAQGEADLVIGFSDYVDSGLVRKTLRRDHYCCVTREGSILYRQIQELGDVSSHPHVDFASGVGNLGSRLDDFLGTQKVSRTVIATLPCYTSLQAFMRVNDTLAFIPSAIAAAGGFQVMDIDMSSLSFNVVVGRHRRALGSAAGDWLARVVEELAAST
- a CDS encoding short chain dehydrogenase; protein product: MPKVSLPKHLTRNSMKTVILIGAQGRMGQAAMAGLKKHNVITASRSGTGCDHKVDITSKASIRALFEKVGSFDAVVNTVGYCEYANFSEMTDEQWDATIQSKMLGQINLVNVGLSYIKDGGSFTLISGILNVKPIPMAIADATTSGAIDTFVQCVAHELPRQVRINVVNPTVLEEAWDVYGEMMPGFQPVPSALVGKAFERSVDGFITGKVIFVDA
- a CDS encoding PhzF family phenazine biosynthesis protein; translated protein: MTDTPPHPLSHSYAVVDVFNGTAFKGNAVGVVFDADNLSDAEMLSFTRWTNLSEAVFVLTATDPLADYRLRIFSSLHELDFAGHPTLGACHAWLEKTGHQALRDYVQQCGVGLVTLRRSVEGLAFRAPPLIRSGLIDASLLERVSSGLRLQAVGARLVSAQWVDNGAGWLALMIDDRDKLLALKPDFAQLDGLAIGVLAPWRSPPCDGEVDFELRAFIAGDSLPEDPATGSLAAGIAQWFAQTGQAPSSYTFSQGTALDRPCRIRVSTMADGIWIGGATKTLIRGQVQFPGSVATRG